The following coding sequences lie in one Trichoderma breve strain T069 chromosome 1, whole genome shotgun sequence genomic window:
- a CDS encoding rrp15p domain-containing protein, with protein MAGLKNNKRRNDNKSHRPTKKQRKVQAYHSDSENEEEQQTFDAVNLLDSDDDIHNAPVDDVADAGENDSSSSDEEAPIVKKTNVKTSKSKSKKPEPEAEQQQEEDDEAEEQSEEDDDDDDDDDDMDLDVGAAKTKSKRNDPTAFATSLSKILSTKLSASKRSDPVLSRSAAAHEASKAAVDIALEQKARRKLKEQKRVALEKGRIKDILVATVDESGEPEMTTSEMLAIEKTLRKTAQRGVIRMFNAVRASQVQAAEAERAVRKEGVIGHKTREEKVNEMSKKGFLDLIASGGGGLKKTPLEEA; from the coding sequence ATGGCTGGACTAAAGAATAACAAACGGCGCAACGACAACAAGTCACATCGCCCGACCAAGAAGCAGCGAAAAGTTCAAGCATACCACAGCGACTCGGAAAAcgaagaggagcagcagacGTTTGACGCGGTCAACCTGCTGGATTCCGACGATGATATTCACAATGCGCCCGTGGACGATGTCGCCGACGCTGGAGAGAACGATTCCTCAAGCTCAGACGAGGAGGCGCCCATTGTAAAAAAGACCAATGTCAAGACATCAAAATCAAAGTCGAAAAAACCAGAGCCGGaagctgagcagcagcaggaggaggatgatgaagcagaggagcagagcgaggaggacgatgacgatgacgatgacgacgacgacatggaCCTCGATGTAGGcgcagcaaagacaaagtcaAAACGTAATGACCCCACTGCTTTCGCAACCTCGCTTTCAAAGATTCTATCGACCAAGCTTTCCGCGTCAAAACGATCCGACCCCGTGCTGTCTCGAAGCGCAGCCGCCCACGAGGCCTCCAAGGCTGCCGTGGATATCGCGCTCGAGCAAAAGGCCAGGAGgaagctcaaggagcagaagagagTCGCGCTGGAAAAGGGCCGCATCAAGGACATTCTGGTGGCAACGGTGGACGAGTCGGGTGAGCCGGAGATGACAACTTCGGAAATGCTGGCGATTGAAAAGACGCTTCGCAAGACGGCGCAAAGGGGTGTCATTCGCATGTTCAATGCCGTAAGAGCCTCTCAGGTacaggctgctgaggcggAGAGGGCAGTGAGAAAGGAGGGCGTCATCGGCCATAAGACGAGGGAGGAAAAGGTCAATGAGATGAGTAAGAAGGGCTTTTTGGATCTGATTGCATCGGGAGGAGGCGGCTTAAAAAAGACTCCGTTGGAAGAGGCGTAA
- a CDS encoding fungal zn(2)-Cys(6) binuclear cluster domain-containing protein, with amino-acid sequence MFGQYTLETNPADGTYRVPKLNHKKSRYGCQRCRTRRVKCNEAKPTCQHCERHRAKCIYDRLPQKKTGQDRSPGSSSQPQHSESGISETSSDKPSPLSSVDPLDEDALESKQRRLLEARLMHLYLTETGPSLPIDEKTYKIFANLAPKMALDSEALLYAIYALAAIHALICKLDNSFDGLNVHRRYLAMALHEHQREITELSESNFEAVCLTSHLLRICTFATLRYRNREPYSPPLEWILITGTTQALFIKAWGIILAHPESFVSAMTKSTPILYDTQARYDPANRQGLEYLLERDAKDVVSEPWDMEIQDAYETTLSYIGGVLLLLHPRDGKIQLDEARRRMVIFPMVVKKKFLDLTQQICPRALVILAYYFSMLVIENLWWVGDVGKQEVQDISKNLPAKWQKMLEWPLRVVERGAILPISPCR; translated from the coding sequence ATGTTTGGCCAGTACACGCTCGAAACCAATCCGGCCGATGGCACCTATCGGGTACCAAAGCTCAATCACAAGAAGTCGCGATATGGCTGCCAGCGATGTCGCACGCGGCGGGTAAAGTGCAACGAGGCAAAGCCCACTTGCCAGCACTGCGAGCGCCACAGGGCCAAATGCATCTATGATCGTCTTCCACAGAAGAAGACCGGCCAAGACCGATCTCCAGGTTCCTCATCACAACCTCAGCACAGTGAATCTGGCATCTCAGAGACCAGCTCTGACAAACCCTCTCCTTTGTCGTCGGTGGACCCGCTGGACGAAGACGCCTTGGAATCGAAGCAGCGACGGCTGTTGGAGGCGAGGCTGATGCACCTCTATCTCACCGAGACTGGGCCCTCGCTGCCTATTGACGAAAAGACTTACAAAATATTCGCCAATTTGGCTCCCAAGATGGCGTTGGACTCTGAAGCCTTGCTGTATGCCATATATGCTTTGGCGGCCATCCACGCGCTCATATGCAAGTTAGACAACTCCTTTGATGGACTCAATGTACATAGACGATACCTGGCAATGGCTCTGCATGAACACCAAAGGGAGATTACCGAACTCAGCGAGTCCAACTTTGAAGCCGTGTGTCTCACGTCGCATTTGCTGCGCATCTGCACGTTTGCTACGCTGCGGTACCGAAATCGTGAACCATACAGCCCTCCTCTCGAGTGGATATTGATCACGGGAACGACGCAagccctcttcatcaaagcTTGGGGCATCATTCTGGCTCATCCGGAGTCGTTTGTGTCGGCAATGACGAAGAGCACGCCCATCCTTTACGACACCCAGGCGAGATATGATCCAGCGAACCGGCAGGGTTTGGAATACTTGCTTGAAAGGGACGCCAAAGATGTAGTGTCGGAGCCGTGGGACATGGAGATCCAGGACGCATACGAGACGACGCTCAGCTACATCGGAGGGgtcttgctgttgctgcatcCCAGAGACGGCAAGATTCAGCTtgacgaggcgaggcggAGGATGGTCATCTTCCCCATGGtcgtgaagaagaagtttcTCGACCTCACGCAGCAAATTTGTCCGAGGGCCTTGGTGATTCTGGCATATTATTTCTCGATGCTTGTCATTGAAAACCTGTGGTGGGTTGGTGATGTGGGGAAGCAGGAAGTGCAGGATATTTCGAAGAATTTGCCGGCCAAGtggcagaagatgctggaatGGCCGTTGCGAGTGGTAGAGCGAGGAGCAATTCTGCCAATATCTCCATGTAGGTAA
- a CDS encoding alpha/beta hydrolase family domain-containing protein: protein MAEENKQGPTMIKLSTDQSFHFEILRAVSIAPYQGADVGEVLTAAAKIKPGDFESYYTAFHDLAVRVHNQAENIDVAKYPVSARSAFFREATYLRTSEFFLHGNWEDPRINSVWKRHREAFDKAIALLPVPGQRVTLKADGFDVPAIYYGCGQPGRRATILMCSGYDGSQEELYHVAVEAALARGINVITFEGPGQPTVRRDQNLGFIYDWERVVSPVVDYALTRDDVDPKAIGLWGYSLGGYLATRAAAFEPRIAAAMAIDGVSDFGEAILQKFPPELLSLYKAGNKEAVDQAVASAVSNPEAPTSFRWAIEQGLWAFNTKSPYEWATKCMDMKLGDAIHNIKVPFFVADAENDDLLPGQAKIVAETVGERATYHLFTAEDGAGEHCSIGAAVLQNQVVFDWFQEVVSGNKA, encoded by the coding sequence ATGGCAGAGGAAAACAAACAAGGTCCTACAATGATCAAGCTAAGCACCGACCAAAGCTTCCACTTCGAAATCCTCCGCGCCGTCTCCATCGCGCCTTACCAAGGCGCCGACGTTGGCGAGGTTCTcacagccgccgccaaaaTCAAGCCCGGCGACTTTGAGAGCTACTACACTGCCTTTCACGACCTTGCTGTTCGTGTACACAATCAGGCTGAGAATATTGACGTGGCCAAGTATCCCGTTTCAGCGAGGTCGGCGTTTTTCAGAGAGGCTACGTATCTTCGTACGTCTGAGTTCTTTCTCCATGGGAACTGGGAGGACCCGCGTATCAACTCCGTTTGGAAGAGACATAGGGAGGCCTTTGATAAGGCGATTGCGCTTCTTCCTGTTCCTGGGCAGAGGGTGACGCTCAAGGCTGACGGGTTCGATGTACCGGCCATCTACTATGGTTGTGGGCAACCAGGCCGCCGTGCGACCATTCTCATGTGCAGCGGCTACGATGGTTCTCAGGAGGAGCTATACCATGTTGCTGTCGAGGCTGCTCTCGCTCGAGGCATCAATGTCATAACGTTCGAAGGACCAGGCCAACCCACCGTCCGCCGAGACCAAAACCTAGGTTTCATCTACGATTGGGAACGAGTCGTGTCCCCAGTCGTCGACTACGCCCTGACGAGAGACGATGTTGACCCCAAAGCCATTGGTCTCTGGGGATACTCTCTGGGCGGATATCTCGCCACTCGCGCCGCAGCCTTTGAGCCtcgcatcgccgccgccatggccatcGACGGCGTCAGCGACTTTGGCGAGGCCATTCTCCAAAAGTTCCCTCCCGAACTGCTCAGCCTGTACAAGGCCggaaacaaagaagccgtTGACCAGGCCGTGGCGTCCGCCGTGTCAAACCCCGAGGCGCCTACTTCTTTCCGCTGGGCCATTGAGCAGGGTCTGTGGGCGTTCAACACCAAGTCGCCATATGAGTGGGCGACCAAGTGCATGGACATGAAACTTGGTGATGCGATTCACAACATCAAGGTCCCGTTCTTCGTGGCCGATGCGGAGAATGACGATTTGTTGCCTGGCCAGGCAAAGATTGTTGCTGAAACGGTTGGAGAGCGGGCGACGTATCATTTGTTCACTGCTGAGGATGGAGCGGGTGAGCATTGCTCCATTGGCGCGGCTGTGCTCCAAAACCAGGTTGTGTTTGACTGGTTCCAAGAGGTGGTGTCTGGAAACAaggcttga
- a CDS encoding phoD-like phosphatase domain-containing protein, whose translation MAVQRTIANASSVAIRIGAILFFRAFPARLPSIIFALFAIYIPAFLTSLFSSPELEIVDDQVDITVKETVVTPDDDSDQELVAEEVDVQETISYAGKDVPAWKIIFYGAPSAKRPFSSLLSFLINLAFVGLTADALYRARWYYPANDLSFVRLGYVSHKEANFLIREPDQANMPVTFQIRNYNGLIWQSVGSVKSTSNETDFTSVLTIPLLSYAEQQKYEWRTSNNHSGELTAAPQPGKMPSQNGGKYTFLSTSCILPRFPYSPLDHPLAIPGLRNLAKRLPELSAQFMLFLGDFIYVDVPERFGKSVDEYRMQYRQVYASEDWAPVGQNLSWIHVLDDHEIANDWDANTTGVYQNAVDPWHIYQAQINPPRAVTAGTKSERRKGATWFEFVQGPASFFMLDTRSYRSSNKLPFNETEKTMLGADQLADFLAWLGRPEPKGVRWKFVASSIPFTKNWPVNVKDTWGGFLVERKKILEAMWDVSARGIGVVVLSGDRHEFAATKFPPPPESDWSEESTVYEFSTSPLNQFASPIPSYSQVDDEDVLIQYHHSGMSKFGSFTIEEEDGESKLLYRLFISGEEKWNTTITAPPVPPEEEKKAASGSFWDRIRGW comes from the exons ATGGCCGTCCAAAGAACCATCGCAAATGCGTCTTCGGTCGCTATCAGGATAGGAGCCATTCTCTTTTTCCGTGCT TTTCCT GCTCGACTACCGTCTATCATCTTCGCCCTGTTTGCCATATATATCCCAGCTTTCTTGACGAGCTTATTCTCTTCACCTGAACTTGAAATCGTCGATGATCAAGTCGACATAACTGTCAAAGAGACCGTAGTCACGCCGGATGATGATTCAGATCAAGAGCTTGTCGCAGAAGAGGTCGACGTTCAGGAAACGATTTCTTATGCTGGAAAAGATGTACCGGCCTGGAAGATCATCTTTTACGGTGCTCCTAGTGCAAAGCGCCCCTTCAGCTCCTTGTTGAGTTTTCTCATCAACCTAGCGTTCGTTGGTCTTACTGCCGACGCCTTGTATCGCGCCAGATGGTATTATCCGGCTAATGACTTGTCCTTTGTGCGACTTGGATATGTCTCTCATAAAGAGGCCAATTTCCTCATCCGAGAACCTGATCAGGCCAATATGCCCGTCACTTTTCAGATCCGAAACTACAACGGACTCATTTGGCAATCCGTCGGCAGCGTCAAGAGTACCTCCAATGAGACAGACTTCACCAGCGTTCTCACCATTCCGCTTCTGAGTTAtgcagagcagcaaaagtATGAGTGGCGGACCTCAAACAACCACTCGGGTGAGCTTACTGCTGCGCCGCAACCAGGCAAGATGCCAAGTCAAAATGGAGGAAAATATACTTTCTTATCCACCTCATGCATCTTGCCGCGATTCCCCTACTCGCCTTTGGATCATCCGCTTGCCATTCCAGGATTGCGAAATCTTGCCAAACGACTTCCTGAGTTGAGCGCGCAGTTCATGCTTTTCCTAGGCGATTTCATCTATGTTGATGTCCCCGAGCGCTTTGGCAAGTCGGTTGACGAGTACCGTATGCAGTATCGACAAGTGTATGCTTCTGAGGATTGGGCCCCTGTCGGCCAGAATTTGAGCTGGATTCATGTCTTGGATGATCATGAGATTGCGAAT GACTGGGATGCAAACACTACCGGGGTTTACCAGAATGCTGTAGACCCATGGCACATTTACCAGGCTCAAATCAACCCTCCCCGTGCTGTGACTGCCGGTACTAAGAGTGAGCGTCGCAAGGGTGCTACATGGTTTGAGTTTGTGCAGGGCCCTGCGAGCTTCTTCATGCTTGACACTCGCAGTTACAGATCCAGCAACAAGCTGCCGTTCAATGAGACGGAGAAGACAATGCTGGGTGCCGATCAGTTGGCCGACTTTTTGGCCTGGCTAGGACGGCCAGAGCCCAAGGGCGTCAGGTGGAAGTTTGTTGCATCGTCCATTCCCTTCACGAAGAACTGGCCGGTAAACGTCAAGGACACCTGGGGCGGCTTCTTGGttgagagaaagaagattcTCGAAGCTATGTGGGATGTCTCCGCACGCGGAATTGGAGTCGTGGTCTTGTCCGGAGATAGGCACGAGTTCGCTGCAACAAAGTTCCCGCCTCCTCCAGAATCCGACTGGTCGGAAGAGTCTACCGTATATGAGTTTTCCACAAGTCCGCTCAACCAGTTTGCGTCGCCGATTCCTTCATATTCGCAGGTAGACGATGAGGACGTTTTGATTCA ATATCACCACTCTGGCATGTCAAAGTTTGGCTCATTCACCatcgaagaggaagacggtgAGAGCAAGCTTCTCTACCGACTTTTCATCAGCGGCGAGGAGAAATGGAACACGACCATTACAGCACCGCCAGTTCCCcctgaagaggagaagaaggctgcttCAGGTTCTTTTTGGGATAGGATTAGGGGCTGGTAG
- a CDS encoding emp24/gp25L/p24 family/GOLD domain-containing protein — protein sequence MDGLGVSCPIQASLKPVSPRHRIVDLHNDKMRLTTLVAGLIGLMATNVAATALTYKLTANELACFFASTKNENEKIAFYFAVQSGGSFDVDYLVEGPGGKVILQGEKERQGDFVFTAQVVGDYKFCFDNDMSTYTDKFVDFEIAVENESRTAQLPSKQGSSPEQTSVLEESIYKISGQLSTISRNQKYFRTRENRNFSTVSSTEKRIVNFSMIQIALIVCMGALQVFVVRFFFQGARKGYV from the exons ATGGATGGGCTTGGAGTGTCGTGTCCCATTCAAGCATCCCTGAAACCAGTCAGTCCTCGACATCGCATCGTCGACCTGCACAAcgacaagatgagattgacgacGCTGGTAGCTGGCCTGATTGGCCTCATGGCCACCAATGTTGCCGCTACAGCATTGACCTACAAGCTGACCGCCAACGAACTGGCctgcttctttgcctccACGAAGAACGAAAACGAGAAGATTGCCTTTTACTTTGCT GTTCAATCCGGTGGTTCGTTCGATGTCGATTACCTTGTCGAGGGACCTGGTGGGAAGGTCATCCTTCAGGGCGAAAAGGAGCGACAGGGCGACTTTGTCTTCACCGCGCAGGTAGTTGGTGACTACAAGTTCTGCTTCGACAACGATATGAGCACATATACTGATAAATTTGTCGATTTCGAAATTGCT GTCGAAAACGAGTCTCGAACCGCCCAGCTCCCCTCCAAGCAGGGTTCATCGCCAGAACAGACATCCGTCCTGGAGGAATCCATCTACAAGATCTCTGGCCAGCTTTCCACCATTTCCCGAAACCAAAAGTACTTTAGAACACGAGAGAATCGCAACTTCAGCACCGTGTCCAGCACGGAGAAGCGCATTGTCAACTTTAGCATGATTCAGATCGCTCTGATTGTCTGCATGGGAGCACTGCAAGTGTTTGTTGTCCGGTTCTTCTTCCAGGGTGCTCGCAAGGGTTACGTTTAA
- a CDS encoding SKIP/SNW domain-containing protein, with amino-acid sequence MTSMAASLQASLPKPKYTGEDEEAPSRTQQRGPRIVGPGQLDETQIVLKRSGPPPYGQRAGWRPRSQEDFGDGGAFPEIPIAQYPLDMGKKGAKTSNALALQVDAEGKVKYDAIARQGHGEGRIIHTSFKDLIPLRQRADAGEIDLSRPDKESVEATTERTKNALAALVSGAVAAQKPKNLNIGQRKDPTFVRYTPANQMGDNSKKQDRIMKIVERQRDPMEPPKFKHKKIPRGPPSPPPPVMHSPPRKLTAEDQEMWRIPPPVSNWKNPKGFTVPLDKRLAADGRGLQDITINDKHAQFAEAIKMAERHARDEVQQRALMQQRLAEKEKAQKEENLRSLAQKAREDRAAAGQRGRRDSRDSYSGSESRGGSDSEDSEIRARERARREKRKEDERKLRQTRMGAERRIQVMAREQNRDISEKIALGIAKPSQSKETMYDSRLFNQSSGFDSGFNEDNPYDKPLFAAQDAINSIYRPRANLDDEDAEAGDKEMAKIQKSSRFGEALGKGTFKGASEAEAREGPVQFEKDAVDPFNVDKFLSEVDQNSSSKRGYGLQDEDRKAKKARVEEDDD; translated from the exons ATGACGTCCATGGCCGCATCGCTGCAGGCGTCGCTCCCCAAGCCGAAATACAccggcgaggatgaagaggcgcCATCCCGGACGCAGCAGCGCGGCCCTCGCATCGTAGGGCCCGGCCAGCTGGACGAGACGCAAATCGTCCTCAAGCGAAGCGGACCTCCCCCATACGGCCAGCGAGCGGGATGGCGACCTCGCTCGCAGGAGGATTTCGGCGATGGCGGTGCGTTTCCCGAGATCCCGATTGCCCAGTACCCTCTGGACATGGGCAAGAAGGGTGCGAAGACGAGCAATGCCTTGGCTCTCCAAGTCGATGCCGAGGGCAAGGTCAAATACGACGCGATTGCAAGACAGGGTCACGGCGAAGGACGAATCATTCACACATCTTTCAAGGATCTGATCCCGCTGAGGCAGCGAGCCGACGCTGGAGAGATTGACCTATCGCGTCCGGACAAGGAGTCTGTGGAGGCGACGACGGAGAGAACTAAGAACGCGTTGGCAGCCCTCGTCAGCGGAGCAGTGGCTGCACAGAAGCCAAAGAATCTCAACATTGGACAGCGAAAAGACCCGACATTTGTGCGATATACGCCGGCAAACCAGATGGGAGACAACTCCAAGAAGCAGGATCGCATCATGAAGATTGTCGAGCGGCAGCGAGATCCGATGGAGCCTCCGAAATTCAAGCACAAGAAAATTCCCCGTGGTCCCCCgtcacctcctcctcctgttATGCACTCCCCCCCACGGAAGCTTACAGCCGAAGATCAAGAGATGTGGAGGATCCCACCTCCGGTATCGAATTGGAAGAACCCTAAAGGTTTCACGGTGCCCTTGGACAAGCGTTTGGCTGCCGACGGACGAGGCTTACAGGATATTACGATTAATGATAAGCACGCACAGTTTGCAGAGGCAATCAAGATGGCAGAGCGCCATGCCCGAGACGAAGTCCAACAGAGAGCCCTGATGCAGCAGAGGCTagcggagaaggagaaggctcagaaggaagaaaatctGCGATCTCTAGCCCAAAAGGCGCGCGAGgatcgagctgctgctgggcagCGTGGAAGAAGGGACTCGAGGGATTC CTACAGCGGCTCAGAGTCCAGGGGCGGCTCTGATAGCGAAGATTCAGAGATTCGGGCTCGAGAAAGGGCACGAAGGGAGAAACGAAAGGAAGACGAGCGCAAGTTGCGACAAACACGAATGGGTGCAGAGCGACGTATCCAAGTCATGGCGCGAGAACAAAATCGAGACATATCCGAGAAGATTGCTCTAGGCATAGCCAAGCCTTCACAGTCCAAGGAAACCATGTACGACTCCCGATTATTCAACCAGTCCAGCGGGTTCGATAGCGGATTCAACGAGGACAACCCCTACGACAAGCCCCTCTTTGCTGCCCAGGATGCCATTAACAGCATCTACCGGCCGCGAGCGAATCtggacgatgaggatgcaGAAGCGGGCGATAaagagatggccaagatccagAAATCAAGTCGGTTCGGCGAAGCACTGGGCAAAGGCACCTTTAAGGGGGCCAGCGAAGCAGAG GCACGAGAAGGACCCGTGCAGTTTGAGAAGGATGCGGTAGACCCCTTTAACGTGGACAAATTCTTATCTGAGGTAGACCAGaactcctcctccaagagAGGGTATGGACTGCAGGACGAAGACCggaaggcgaagaaggctcgcgttgaggaggatgacgattAA
- a CDS encoding tim17/Tim22/Tim23/Pmp24 family domain-containing protein, translated as MSIPTPFSGGNTPLPQLGGQDPNVRAIQGAMESCYGKSIMSGVMGFGMGGLFGLFMASMSYDTPFGSPLQGANGQPAITSLPLRQQLKIGFKDMGTRSWSMAKNFGKVGALFSGIECGIEGMRAKNDLVNGMAAGCLTGGILAKNAGPQAVAGGCVAFAAFSAAIDAYMRQPSDE; from the exons ATGAGCATCCCAACTCCTTTCAGCGGGGGCAATACGCCTCTTCCGCAGCTGGGCGGCCAAGATCCTAACGTCAGAGCT ATTCAAGGCGCAATGGAATCATGTTACGGCAAATCCATCATGTCAGGCGTCATGGGCTTCGGCATGGGCGGACTCTTTGGCCTCTTCATGGCCTCT ATGTCATACGATACCCCCTTCGGCAGCCCCCTCCAAGGCGCCAACGGCCAGCCCGCCATCACATCGCTCCCCCtccgccagcagctcaagatcGGCTTCAAGGACATGGGCACGCGGTCCTGGAGCATGGCCAAGAACTTCGGCAAGGTCGGCGCCCTATTCTCCGGGATTGAGTGCGGCATCGAGGGCATGCGGGCGAAGAACGACCTGGTCAACGGCATGGCGGCCGGATGTCTGACGGGaggcatcttggccaagaaCGCGGGCCCGCAGGCCGTTGCGGGAGGATGCGTTGCCTTTGCGGCGTTTAGTGCGGCTATTGATGCGTACATGCGCCAGCCGAGTGACGAGTAg
- a CDS encoding patatin-like phospholipase domain-containing protein: MVYLPATRHLNGVRLLALDGGGVRGVASLIVLKEIMKRVQQRKGLKEECRPADYFELAAGTSTGGIIGIMLFRLRMTASDAIDQYDIISKEVFSPKIYGWNITRVMPNSLASWINNSKTLVQSSRFDDASLKKAIDKVVAKYGLDEEDRRLKGDAPLMHPNAGRMFVCTTAQNRAETVLLRSYKDNTIHVQSKVNDVMRDHSDKITISLATRATSAAPTYFPEVKWPENDPKLTFWDGGLLNNNPIDQLWYSRYELVQPNEPAPAISCVISLGTGYVKPDSPSESWFQLAGVASSVMGFATNTNAKGKDFSRHMTALNNRSEHSQTRYVRLNPSLGKSEIGLADYTKMEELKQLATAYIEEEKNQLWINKAVAAVCDE; the protein is encoded by the exons ATGGTCTACCTCCCTGCAACACGGCATCTCAACGGCGTCCGCCTCCTCGCTctcgatggcggcggcgtccGAGGCGTAGCATccctcatcgtcctcaaAGAAATCATGAAGAGAGTCCAGCAACGGAAGGGTCTCAAAGAAGAATGTCGCCCTGCAGACTATTTTGAACTGGCCGCAGGCACGAGTACTGGTGGCATCATTGGCATCATGCTGTTTCGGCTTCGCATGACAGCTTCAGACGCCATTGATCAGTACGACATTATCTCCAAGGAGGTGTTTAGCCCCAAAATCTATGGGTGGAACATCACTCGCGTGATGCCCAACTCGCTTGCTTCTTggatcaacaacagcaagaCGCTGGTTCAGAGCAGTAGATTCGACGACGCATCGTTGAAAAAGGCCATTGACAAGGTTGTTGCCAAGTATGgtctggatgaagaggacagGAGGTTGAAGGGCGATGCGCCATTGATGCATCCCAATGCCGGCAGGAT GTTTGTCTGCACAACAGCGCAAAACAGAGCTGAAACGGTCTTGTTGAGATCATACAAGGACAACACCATCCACGTCCAATCCAAAGTCAACGACGTCATGCGAGACCATTCAGACAAAATCACAATCAGTCTGGCTACGCGCGCAACCTCTGCCGCACCAACATACTTCCCCGAAGTGAAGTGGCCCGAAAACGACCCCAAGCTGACCTTTTGGGACGGTGGCCTGCTCAACAACAACCCCATCGACCAGCTGTGGTACTCAAGATACGAGCTCGTCCAGCCAAACGAGCCTGCTCCCGCCATATCGTGCGTCATCAGCCTGGGTACCGGCTACGTTAAGCCCGATTCACCATCTGAATCATGGTTCCAGCTCGCAGGAGTGGCATCTTCAGTCATGGGCTTTGCTACCAACACAAACGCAAAGGGCAAGGACTTTTCACGACACATGACGGCCTTGAACAACCGGTCTGAACATTCTCAGACGAGATACGTTAGATTGAACCCGTCGCTTGGTAAAAGCGAGATTGGGCTGGCGGATTACaccaagatggaggagctgaagcAGTTGGCGACTGCGTAtattgaggaggagaagaaccaGCTGTGGATTAACAAGGCCGTGGCTGCGGTGTGTGACGAATGA